Proteins co-encoded in one Haloarcula pelagica genomic window:
- the phnE gene encoding phosphonate ABC transporter, permease protein PhnE, translating to MATGERTWERPTVFRRREIKWAVYAGIVGFFLWSGWGVGADPARIAQGLGSLTSLLGDFFPPTATPRQATRIFEKMLESVAMAMVSTVTGIVLSIPIAFMAAENLSPKPLYALNRGFISISRAFNAIIIAIIAVKAIGFGPLAGIITITFKTVGFFSKLLAEDLEDIDMGSVDAVRAAGASPIQTLLYGVVPQIIPRFAGLSVYRWDINIRTSTIIGIVGAGGIGSVLLTAFNRYDYQYVTAILLAIVAVVLVAEGVSAVVRRRYQ from the coding sequence GTGGCGACCGGCGAACGGACCTGGGAGCGCCCGACCGTCTTCCGGCGTCGGGAGATCAAATGGGCCGTCTACGCCGGGATCGTCGGGTTCTTCCTGTGGTCCGGGTGGGGTGTCGGTGCCGACCCCGCCCGCATCGCACAGGGATTGGGGAGCCTGACCTCGTTGTTGGGTGATTTCTTCCCACCGACGGCGACCCCTCGGCAGGCGACTCGCATCTTCGAGAAGATGCTCGAAAGCGTCGCGATGGCGATGGTCTCGACGGTCACCGGGATCGTACTGAGCATCCCTATCGCGTTCATGGCTGCCGAGAACCTCTCGCCGAAGCCGCTCTACGCACTCAACCGGGGATTCATCTCGATCTCGCGGGCGTTCAACGCGATCATCATCGCGATCATCGCCGTCAAGGCAATCGGCTTTGGCCCGCTGGCGGGGATCATCACGATCACGTTCAAGACGGTCGGCTTCTTCTCGAAACTGCTCGCCGAGGACCTCGAAGACATCGACATGGGCTCGGTCGACGCGGTTCGAGCCGCCGGTGCGTCGCCGATCCAGACGCTGCTGTACGGCGTCGTCCCACAGATCATCCCACGGTTCGCCGGCCTCTCGGTGTACCGGTGGGACATCAACATCCGCACCTCGACGATCATCGGCATCGTCGGCGCGGGCGGGATCGGGTCGGTCCTGTTGACCGCCTTCAACCGCTACGACTACCAGTACGTCACAGCCATCCTGCTGGCGATCGTCGCGGTCGTCTTGGTCGCGGAAGGCGTCAGCGCGGTCGTCCGACGGAGGTACCAGTGA
- the phnE gene encoding phosphonate ABC transporter, permease protein PhnE, producing MATDDYRWERFDRRRRLGRFVAVLVAAVVVLGSWEFMDISVTRPETIPREIGDLLTRMYPPDVAYTTEIVGPLIETIHIAALGTVGALVLSLPVALIAAENTTPNAATFWLGKLIVTVSRSVNTIIWALFFVVVFGSGPLAGAVAIAFRSVGFLGKLLGEEIEEIDFGQVEAIRASGASPTQILLYGVLPQVKPALVGLSIYRWDINIRDSTVLGFVGAGGIGVQLFRAVNAFAWQSVAMVLLVILGVVVVTESLSAYTRGLVR from the coding sequence ATGGCGACCGACGACTACCGCTGGGAGCGGTTCGACCGCCGCCGTCGGCTCGGCCGGTTCGTCGCCGTCCTCGTCGCGGCGGTGGTCGTGCTCGGCTCCTGGGAGTTCATGGATATCAGCGTCACCAGACCGGAGACGATCCCCCGGGAGATCGGCGACCTCCTCACCCGGATGTATCCACCGGACGTGGCCTACACGACCGAGATCGTCGGGCCGCTGATCGAGACGATCCACATCGCCGCACTGGGGACCGTCGGTGCGCTCGTGTTGTCGCTGCCCGTGGCACTGATCGCCGCCGAGAACACGACGCCCAACGCCGCGACGTTCTGGCTCGGGAAGCTGATCGTGACGGTGAGCCGGTCCGTCAACACCATCATCTGGGCGCTGTTTTTCGTCGTTGTCTTCGGGTCGGGTCCGCTGGCTGGCGCCGTCGCCATCGCCTTCCGGTCGGTGGGCTTTCTGGGGAAACTGCTGGGCGAAGAGATCGAGGAGATCGACTTCGGCCAGGTCGAGGCCATCCGAGCGTCCGGGGCCTCCCCCACACAGATACTCCTGTACGGCGTGCTCCCGCAGGTCAAACCCGCGCTCGTCGGCCTCTCGATCTACCGGTGGGACATCAACATCCGGGACTCGACGGTGCTTGGCTTCGTGGGTGCTGGCGGGATCGGCGTCCAGCTGTTCCGGGCGGTCAACGCCTTCGCCTGGCAGTCCGTGGCGATGGTGCTGCTCGTCATCCTCGGTGTCGTCGTCGTCACCGAGAGCCTGTCGGCGTACACTCGGGGGCTGGTCCGGTGA
- a CDS encoding HAD family hydrolase: MNPSDQRPATEAGENGAAKTDRPVVLFDMDGVFLEGRGTDDAVHERALDDALAERGLDVDPDIRALLSGHEYDTDFALGCRRLGVDPVALYERRERYSTQRAIDSLDAGSRTPYDDVEVLTDLADQYPLGVVSNNYDDVVRFVVDRYGIDVFDHVRGRATGVTGFYRRKPDPHYLLDAMDALDGSGGIYVGDRGTDVLAATRAGLDAAFVTRPHNEGAELPVSPAIEADSLTDLVDKLLDDWDPPARDR, translated from the coding sequence GTGAATCCGTCCGATCAGCGCCCGGCCACCGAGGCCGGAGAGAACGGCGCCGCGAAGACTGACCGGCCCGTAGTGTTGTTCGACATGGACGGTGTCTTCCTCGAAGGCCGCGGGACCGACGACGCCGTCCACGAACGGGCGCTCGACGACGCCCTCGCCGAGCGCGGGCTCGATGTCGACCCGGACATCCGCGCGCTGCTGTCGGGCCACGAGTACGACACCGACTTCGCGCTGGGCTGTCGGCGACTCGGCGTCGATCCCGTCGCGCTCTACGAACGTCGAGAGCGCTACAGCACACAGCGTGCGATCGACAGCCTCGACGCGGGGAGTCGCACGCCGTACGACGACGTGGAGGTCCTGACCGATCTCGCGGACCAATACCCTCTCGGTGTCGTCAGCAACAACTACGACGATGTGGTTCGGTTCGTCGTCGACCGTTACGGGATCGACGTGTTCGACCACGTCCGCGGTCGGGCGACCGGCGTCACCGGGTTCTACCGGCGCAAGCCCGACCCCCACTATCTGCTCGACGCGATGGACGCCCTCGACGGCAGCGGCGGCATCTACGTCGGCGACCGCGGGACGGACGTGCTCGCGGCGACCCGTGCCGGGCTCGACGCAGCGTTCGTCACCCGACCACACAACGAGGGTGCCGAGCTCCCGGTTTCGCCGGCCATCGAGGCCGATTCACTCACCGACCTCGTCGACAAACTCCTCGACGACTGGGACCCGCCCGCCAGAGATCGGTGA